From Candidatus Micrarchaeia archaeon:
CGTTGAATTCCACAATTGCCTCGCTCAGCATGCCGCGTTCATGGTATTCGCAGCCCGTCGAGAATGCGGCGCGGGCTTCGTCCTTCTGCGGGTTTGTGTCCATGGTATTATGTGGTATCTAAAGTTTAAAAGGTTTTCACTCGGCGCATTTATAAGAATTGCCTCTGAAAAAAGCATCCGTTCTGTAGTTCTTCGCTTTTGAGCGCATGAGGGTGGGGGTTCTGGAATACGAAAAGTGCAAAAACTTGTGCTGGAATTTGCTTCCGAAGGTGTCGAGAAGCTTCGCTCTGTGCATCCAGGTGCTCCCCAGGCCCATAGACGAGCAGATGATGACTGCGTATCTTCTCTACAGGGTAATAGATACGATAGAGGACTGCGGCGCCGGGATTGAAACCAAGAAGGAGATGTTCGACCGGGTGCTCCTGCTCGCGGGCAGGAAGACGATGGATAGGAACGAAATCACGGCGTGCAGGGATGCGCTGGTCGCGAAGATTGACTCTGGATCAGAGGCCGAACTGCTAAAGAATTTCGACTCCCTGATGGAAGTTTACCGCGCCCAGCCCCCTGAGATAAGGAAGGCGATAAGGAAATGGGGCGCGGTGATGGCGCGGGGGATGTACGAGTTCCTTCAGAAGGGAATCCACACGTTCAGGGACCAGAACAAGTACAGCTACTACGTCGCAGGAGTGGTCGGGTACATGATAAACGACCTCTTTTATTACAATCACGTCATAGACGCCGGATTGAAGAGAAAGCTCAGGGCGCACGCGAAGCGGTTCGGGCTGGCGCTCCAGAAGGTGAACATACTCAGGGACGTGGCGAGGGACATAAAGGAGAGGAGGTATTACTGGCCAGAGTACGTAATCAAGAAATACAGGCTGAGCTACGAGAGCATGTGCCTGCCCGAGAACCGCGCCGCGGCGATGAAGGTGCTGAAGGTGCAGATAGCCGACGCGCTCACCTACCTGCACTCGGCGATGTACTACGTGGTCTCGCTCCCGAAGGATGCGGTGAGGGTGCGGATGTTCTGCACGATACCGCTGTTCATGGCAATCGAGTCGTTCGCAAAATGCAACGGCAACCAGGACGTGTTCGACAGCAGCGTGCGGGTGAAGATTTCCAGGCTGAAAGTGTACGAGATAGTGGCGAAATCCTGGCTCCTGGGCGCCTTCAACGGCCTCATGGTCGGGTGGTTCTTCGACTCTCTCAGGGGGGTTCCGGTGCCTGCGGACAGCCCGCTCATACACGGAATGCAGTAAATTTCATGGTGGTTTTATGGCAATAGTTGAATTCGACGAATACAAGGGAAACAAGCTGATTGTCCTGAAAAGGGACGAGAACGACCAGTACGCGTTCAAGTTCGGGAAATCCAAGGCGAAGCTCATCGTGGAGAACTTCGAGGCGATAAGGAAATTCGCTGAAGAAGAAGGATAGCGATGCTGAACCAGGCGCGCGCGCTGGCCGAAAGGCTCGAAAAAGTGGACGTTTCTCCCAAGGCTGCGCTGGCCGTAATCGTGTTCGTGGGGCTTGCACGGGACCTTATCGAGGACGCGCTGAACAATTTTGAATTCGATGCGGTGCTGGGCTTCAGCCCGGTCCAGGAATTCACGGTCACAGTGCTGGATTTCGTGATGTTCTACCTGGGCATATTCCTCCTGCTCGCGGCAGCGCAGAGGCTGCTGCTGAAGAGGAATTATTACGCGCCGCTCCTGCTCGGGATAATGCTCGGGCTGATGCCGCCCGTATTGGATGCGCTGTTCACCGGAAATACGACTTATTTTTACGTGGAGCCCCATCCGCTGTTCCTGGAGCCAGGGATAAGCGCGGGGGAGCTCGCGGTAGTGTATGGCGGAATCCTGCTGTTCGCGTTCTACATATGGGCGAGGACAGGGGAACTGATA
This genomic window contains:
- a CDS encoding squalene/phytoene synthase family protein; the encoded protein is MRVGVLEYEKCKNLCWNLLPKVSRSFALCIQVLPRPIDEQMMTAYLLYRVIDTIEDCGAGIETKKEMFDRVLLLAGRKTMDRNEITACRDALVAKIDSGSEAELLKNFDSLMEVYRAQPPEIRKAIRKWGAVMARGMYEFLQKGIHTFRDQNKYSYYVAGVVGYMINDLFYYNHVIDAGLKRKLRAHAKRFGLALQKVNILRDVARDIKERRYYWPEYVIKKYRLSYESMCLPENRAAAMKVLKVQIADALTYLHSAMYYVVSLPKDAVRVRMFCTIPLFMAIESFAKCNGNQDVFDSSVRVKISRLKVYEIVAKSWLLGAFNGLMVGWFFDSLRGVPVPADSPLIHGMQ